One region of Malania oleifera isolate guangnan ecotype guangnan chromosome 6, ASM2987363v1, whole genome shotgun sequence genomic DNA includes:
- the LOC131157086 gene encoding aldehyde oxidase GLOX1, whose amino-acid sequence MGVLLRAICLLPLLFAPSFGFFNPFAPIFGGRFGDGIGGIFGNGSQQGAVPGDGNEFETLSIGEWELATDNAGVSAMHLVLLPNTNRAVMFDSTIFGPSKVALPKGRCRPIPESKKKEVDCWAHSVEYDLDSGEVRPILDLKTDTWCSSGGLMTDGTLVQTGGWNDGGRAMRFLRTCDDCNWRENTVALTGQRWYATQQMLEDGSFVVVGGRRMFSYEFLPAEGKRNTKNIKLPFLQETSDVFENNLYPFVFLAPDGNLFMFANNRSILLDPHKNKILREFPVMPGGSRNYPASGQAALLPIKLSPGSDDITEEVLICGGARNDANFYAEKNKVFLPALQTCGRMEITAKDPTWAMEEMPTRRVMGDMLLLPTGDVLLINGAQDGVSGWNLAEEPNFAPVLYRPAKQGIDRFRVLKPSTIPRMYHSSSAVLPDGKILVAGSNTNSRYSYTGVEYPTELRVEKFSPPYLDPALGVHRPEIDEENAEKKVSYGQRFRVPFKLIEFGVDKEDVKVTMYSPPFTTHGFSQNQRLVQLGMFDLFQEIDGYNAVVEAPPSGKVAPPGYYLMFVVYRGVPSPGIWVQIK is encoded by the exons ATGGGCGTCTTGCTTCGAGCCATTTGCCTTCTGCCCTTGCTGTTTGCTCCTTCCTTTGGCTTCTTCAACCCCTTCGCCCCAATCTTTGGCGGAAGGTTCGGCGACGGGATCGGCGGCATATTTGGCAACGGCAGCCAGCAAGGTGCGGTCCCCGGCGACGGGAATGAGTTCGAGACCCTGTCCATCGGAGAATGGGAGCTGGCGACGGACAACGCCGGGGTCTCTGCCATGCACCTGGTGTTGCTCCCCAACACCAACAGGGCGGTGATGTTCGACTCCACCATCTTCGGGCCGTCCAAGGTGGCGCTGCCTAAGGGCCGCTGCCGTCCCATCCCCGAGAGCAAGAAAAAGGAAGTCGACTGCTGGGCTCATTCCGTCGAATACGACCTTGATTCCGGCGAAGTTCGTCCCATCTTG GACCTGAAGACGGACACGTGGTGTTCTTCGGGAGGGCTTATGACGGACGGGACATTGGTGCAGACCGGCGGGTGGAACGACGGTGGTCGGGCCATGAGGTTCCTCCGGACTTGCGATGACTGCAACTGGAGAGAAAATACCGTTGCACTTACAGGCCAAAGATG GTACGCGACCCAGCAAATGCTGGAGGACGGCAGCTTCGTGGTGGTCGGCGGGCGGCGAATGTTCAGCTACGAGTTCTTGCCGGCGGAAGGCAAACGCAACACCAAGAACATAAAACTCCCCTTCCTTCAAGAAACCAGCGACGTATTCGAAAACAACCTGTACCCCTTCGTCTTCCTCGCCCCCGACGGCAACCTCTTCATGTTTGCCAACAACCGCTCCATCCTCCTCGATCCACACAAAAACAAGATCCTCCGCGAGTTCCCCGTCATGCCCGGCGGTTCCCGCAACTACCCAGCCTCCGGCCAGGCGGCCCTCCTACCCATCAAGCTCTCCCCCGGCTCCGACGACATCACCGAAGAGGTACTCATCTGCGGTGGCGCCCGCAACGACGCCAACTTCTACGCAGAAAAGAACAAAGTCTTCCTGCCGGCGCTCCAGACCTGCGGCAGAATGGAGATCACCGCCAAAGACCCCACGTGGGCAATGGAGGAGATGCCCACACGGAGAGTCATGGGCGATATGCTCCTCCTCCCCACTGGCGACGTCCTCCTCATCAACGGCGCCCAAGACGGCGTCTCCGGCTGGAATCTCGCCGAGGAGCCCAACTTTGCTCCGGTGCTTTACCGCCCGGCGAAGCAGGGCATCGACAGGTTTAGGGTTCTGAAGCCGTCTACAATTCCGAGAATGTACCACTCGTCGTCGGCGGTGCTTCCTGACGGCAAGATTCTGGTGGCCGGGAGCAACACCAACTCGAGGTACTCCTACACCGGCGTGGAGTATCCGACGGAGCTGAGGGTGGAGAAGTTCTCGCCGCCGTACTTGGACCCGGCTCTGGGGGTGCACCGGCCGGAGATCGACGAGGAGAACGCGGAGAAGAAGGTTTCGTACGGGCAAAGGTTTAGGGTGCCGTTTAAGTTAATTGAGTTCGGAGTAGACAAGGAGGACGTGAAGGTGACGATGTACTCGCCGCCGTTCACGACACACGGGTTTTCACAGAACCAGAGGTTGGTGCAGCTAGGCATGTTCGATTTGTTTCAGGAGATAGACGGGTACAATGCCGTTGTAGAGGCGCCGCCCTCAGGGAAGGTGGCGCCGCCGGGGTACTACCTCATGTTCGTGGTCTACCGCGGTGTACCGAGCCCTGGGATTTGGGTCCAGATCAAGTAA